One Turneriella parva DSM 21527 genomic region harbors:
- the purL gene encoding phosphoribosylformylglycinamidine synthase subunit PurL encodes MLIVDREGTAEEAKKLGLKDGEFDLIVGHLGRKPSFTELAMFSGMWSEHCSYKNSILLLKKLYSESDRLLAKPGEENAGSLKINDKQAVVFKVESHNHPSAVEPYQGAATGVGGIMRDVFTMGARPIATLNSLRFGMPAKDQRTRYLLRRVVKGIGDYGNSLGIANTGGEIFFHESYTRNPLVNAMTVGVADIDKMATAKIPGPGKWVVYVGAKTGRDGIHGASFASKNLSKESEEERSAVQVGDPFLEKLVMEATIECIQKKLVLAIQDMGAAGLVSSSSEMAASGNVGVRLDLEKVPARETGMVPFEFMLSESQERMLMVIEPGNWDKVKAVFDKWELDAAVIGETTEGKNLQIFMDGKCYADLTAEILTKKAPRYEREQKPVAMKQGAADLNQLDELLQKADISGVTKLFAKLLAHPNLCSRQPIYRQYDTDIGLKRVIGPGQNGCVVRVPHSDSALAVTIDGNGYYIAIDPYKGAQHTVAEAVRNIAATGAVPIGLTNCLNFANPYIPENYWFFAQAVTGMSDACREFKVPIVSGNVSFYNESEDGPVLPTPTMGVVGLLEKAVHAVPAAPADLSSKLNLFLCGKFAPSQQASQYHYAEGKPLGGPLPSLDLKTELAGAQKLAKLAGAGVLAAAIDLSAGGLMRAACRVAFACFESSGKMPSITLDITVLGKGLADTLLLGETAHCYLVAVSDANASALEKEHSAEFPVAKLGSFEAGGGKLKLGQTEIALADLYAAWAGGLKEYFR; translated from the coding sequence ATGCTCATTGTAGACCGCGAAGGCACAGCCGAAGAGGCAAAGAAGCTCGGCCTCAAAGATGGGGAGTTTGACCTGATTGTGGGGCATCTGGGCCGTAAGCCGTCTTTTACCGAGCTCGCGATGTTTTCGGGCATGTGGTCGGAGCATTGTTCGTATAAGAACTCAATCCTCCTTTTGAAGAAGCTCTATTCTGAATCAGACCGACTGCTGGCAAAGCCCGGTGAAGAAAATGCCGGTTCACTCAAGATCAACGACAAGCAGGCAGTTGTCTTTAAGGTTGAGTCTCATAATCACCCGTCAGCCGTTGAGCCTTACCAGGGCGCGGCGACCGGTGTCGGCGGCATCATGCGCGACGTTTTTACTATGGGCGCGCGGCCGATTGCGACCTTAAACTCGCTGCGATTTGGTATGCCCGCAAAAGATCAGAGAACGCGCTACCTTTTGCGCCGTGTCGTCAAAGGCATCGGCGACTATGGCAACAGCCTCGGCATCGCCAACACGGGCGGTGAAATCTTTTTCCACGAAAGTTATACGCGTAACCCACTGGTGAACGCGATGACCGTGGGCGTGGCCGACATCGACAAGATGGCGACCGCGAAGATTCCCGGTCCCGGAAAGTGGGTTGTGTATGTCGGCGCAAAGACCGGCCGTGACGGTATTCACGGCGCGAGCTTTGCCTCTAAGAACCTCAGCAAAGAGTCTGAAGAAGAGCGAAGTGCAGTACAGGTCGGCGATCCGTTTCTCGAAAAGCTCGTCATGGAAGCGACGATTGAATGCATACAAAAGAAGCTCGTGCTCGCAATCCAGGACATGGGCGCCGCGGGCCTCGTCAGTTCTTCTTCAGAGATGGCAGCCTCTGGCAATGTGGGAGTTCGCCTCGATCTGGAGAAAGTTCCCGCGCGCGAGACCGGCATGGTGCCGTTTGAATTTATGCTCTCAGAAAGCCAGGAGCGCATGCTGATGGTGATCGAACCCGGCAATTGGGACAAGGTGAAGGCTGTTTTCGATAAGTGGGAGCTCGACGCAGCGGTGATCGGTGAAACCACCGAAGGTAAGAATCTGCAGATTTTCATGGACGGTAAATGTTACGCCGACCTCACCGCAGAAATTCTTACCAAGAAAGCGCCGCGTTACGAACGTGAGCAGAAACCCGTGGCGATGAAGCAGGGGGCAGCTGATTTGAACCAACTCGATGAACTGCTGCAAAAGGCGGATATATCGGGTGTGACAAAACTTTTCGCGAAGCTGCTCGCACACCCAAACCTCTGCTCACGGCAACCGATCTATCGGCAGTACGATACCGACATCGGTCTCAAGCGCGTCATTGGGCCCGGACAAAACGGCTGCGTTGTGCGCGTGCCGCATTCTGATTCAGCGCTCGCGGTCACGATCGATGGCAACGGCTACTACATCGCGATTGACCCTTACAAGGGCGCGCAGCACACCGTTGCCGAAGCGGTCCGCAATATCGCCGCGACCGGTGCCGTACCGATTGGCCTCACCAACTGCCTCAACTTCGCGAACCCGTATATTCCCGAGAACTACTGGTTCTTCGCGCAGGCTGTGACCGGCATGTCTGACGCGTGCCGCGAGTTCAAGGTGCCAATTGTGAGCGGCAACGTCTCGTTCTACAATGAATCTGAAGATGGGCCGGTACTGCCGACGCCGACCATGGGTGTGGTTGGCCTGCTCGAAAAGGCAGTGCATGCCGTGCCTGCGGCGCCTGCGGATTTATCCTCGAAACTAAACCTGTTTCTCTGCGGCAAGTTTGCCCCGTCGCAGCAGGCGAGCCAATACCACTATGCCGAAGGCAAACCGCTGGGTGGTCCATTACCATCGTTGGATCTCAAAACCGAACTTGCCGGTGCGCAGAAGCTCGCGAAACTCGCCGGGGCAGGTGTCCTTGCCGCGGCAATCGACCTTTCAGCCGGTGGCCTCATGCGCGCAGCCTGCCGTGTGGCGTTTGCCTGCTTTGAATCGAGCGGCAAGATGCCATCGATCACACTGGATATCACGGTGCTGGGCAAGGGACTCGCCGACACTCTCTTGCTGGGTGAAACAGCGCATTGTTATCTCGTGGCCGTAAGCGATGCTAACGCATCGGCGCTCGAAAAAGAACACTCCGCTGAGTTTCCGGTGGCGAAGCTGGGGAGCTTTGAAGCGGGTGGCGGAAAGTTGAAGCTGGGTCAGACTGAAATAGCTCTCGCTGATCTCTATGCGGCCTGGGCAGGTGGATTGAAAGAATATTTTCGATGA
- a CDS encoding nitroreductase family protein: MRTPEHPIDSQFTDRWSPRGFDSTYTLSSEELHSLLEAARWAPSSSNEQPWKFYVAKDAESRARFNAFVNDTNRTWASHASQIIVVTARKNFAASGKPNIHAWYDTGAAVMALVLEAQHRGLVARQMGGILRDVIERELSIDTGEEDIICCVALGKRGGTDHLLEKHRELEKPNSRKPQSDFVFAV; this comes from the coding sequence ATGCGCACTCCCGAGCATCCCATTGACAGCCAATTCACCGACCGCTGGTCTCCACGTGGTTTCGATTCCACTTACACGCTCAGCTCAGAAGAACTACACTCACTGCTCGAGGCTGCGCGCTGGGCACCCTCGTCGTCGAACGAACAACCGTGGAAATTCTATGTTGCAAAAGATGCCGAAAGCCGTGCGCGGTTCAATGCTTTCGTAAACGATACCAACCGCACGTGGGCGAGCCACGCGAGCCAGATTATCGTGGTCACTGCGCGCAAGAATTTTGCCGCTTCGGGTAAGCCCAATATCCACGCCTGGTATGACACCGGCGCGGCTGTCATGGCCCTGGTGCTCGAAGCTCAGCATCGGGGTCTGGTTGCCCGGCAAATGGGAGGCATTCTGCGGGACGTCATTGAACGCGAACTCTCAATCGATACGGGCGAAGAAGATATTATCTGCTGCGTCGCGCTGGGCAAGCGCGGGGGAACTGACCACCTGCTCGAAAAACACCGCGAACTGGAAAAACCCAACAGCCGCAAACCACAAAGCGATTTTGTTTTCGCGGTCTGA
- a CDS encoding type II toxin-antitoxin system VapC family toxin, with product MYSIDANIFIYAAIKGEPRQVEAEQFLNRILSTQEPCFLCWETLHAFVRIVTNPAIFQRPMPFAKACAYVESVMAMPQVEMLAPGPESFRLLAGYAEIMPVKGKLVSDAIIASQLEAAGIRTIYTNDRDFHKFPALKPKNPFSSRK from the coding sequence ATGTACTCGATTGATGCCAATATCTTCATCTATGCTGCCATCAAGGGCGAACCCCGGCAGGTTGAGGCGGAGCAGTTTTTGAATCGTATTCTGTCAACACAGGAGCCGTGCTTCTTGTGTTGGGAAACTTTGCACGCCTTTGTGCGCATTGTCACTAATCCCGCAATCTTCCAGCGGCCGATGCCGTTTGCCAAAGCCTGTGCGTATGTCGAAAGCGTTATGGCGATGCCGCAGGTCGAAATGTTAGCACCCGGTCCAGAATCCTTTCGCCTATTGGCCGGCTATGCCGAGATCATGCCGGTCAAAGGTAAGCTTGTTTCCGATGCCATTATTGCCTCACAACTTGAGGCCGCCGGGATACGCACGATTTACACGAATGACCGGGATTTCCATAAGTTTCCGGCTCTCAAACCGAAGAACCCGTTCTCTTCCCGCAAATAG
- a CDS encoding type II toxin-antitoxin system RelE/ParE family toxin: MARKLLVWPEAEADLTAAAIWYSEIRANLAEAFLSDFSAIVQLILDNLQMGVAYGKEVRKLALRKFPYIVYYRNSEQIEIVACLHAGREPGLLAQRVQH, translated from the coding sequence TTGGCGCGTAAACTCCTGGTTTGGCCTGAAGCAGAGGCCGATTTAACCGCCGCCGCGATCTGGTATTCTGAAATCCGAGCCAATCTTGCGGAAGCCTTTCTGTCAGATTTTTCGGCAATTGTGCAACTAATCCTCGACAATCTCCAAATGGGTGTCGCCTATGGAAAAGAAGTCCGAAAGCTTGCCTTAAGAAAATTCCCGTACATCGTCTACTACCGAAATTCCGAACAGATAGAGATCGTCGCTTGTTTGCACGCAGGTCGCGAACCAGGGTTGTTAGCTCAACGCGTACAGCATTGA
- the aat gene encoding leucyl/phenylalanyl-tRNA--protein transferase: MTRGKSLPVFTTRYAFPSTEGLGESMYLGAGADLEPDTLLYAYSHGFFPWYEKPPILWCSPPQRTVLRAGELHISRSLKKALKRSNLEIRCDSSFTEVIRLCARVRPETWITDEMQSAYVKLFELGWAHSWEAYEDSRLVGGIYGVVLGRAAFLESTFHLQNNAGKIALVNMYEQLLGSGAQFFDFQVPSEIAESFGAYEVPRATFEKMLRQALV; encoded by the coding sequence GTGACCCGCGGCAAATCCCTGCCCGTTTTTACGACGCGCTATGCTTTCCCGTCGACCGAAGGCTTAGGCGAATCGATGTACCTCGGGGCGGGTGCTGACCTCGAACCTGACACGCTGCTCTACGCTTATTCTCACGGCTTTTTCCCGTGGTACGAAAAGCCGCCGATACTCTGGTGCTCCCCACCGCAAAGAACGGTTCTGCGTGCCGGCGAGCTGCACATCAGCCGTAGCCTGAAAAAGGCACTGAAACGCAGCAATCTTGAAATTCGCTGCGACTCGTCATTCACCGAGGTGATTCGTCTCTGTGCCAGGGTCAGGCCAGAGACGTGGATTACCGATGAAATGCAGTCGGCTTATGTGAAGCTCTTCGAGCTCGGCTGGGCACATTCGTGGGAGGCCTATGAAGATAGTCGCCTGGTTGGCGGCATATACGGCGTAGTGCTCGGGCGGGCCGCGTTTCTCGAATCGACTTTTCATCTGCAGAATAACGCCGGCAAAATCGCGCTCGTGAATATGTACGAACAACTGCTCGGCAGCGGTGCGCAATTCTTTGATTTTCAGGTGCCCTCTGAGATCGCAGAATCTTTTGGCGCGTATGAAGTGCCGCGGGCCACTTTCGAGAAGATGCTGCGTCAGGCTCTGGTCTAA
- a CDS encoding MBL fold metallo-hydrolase: MSLKIKYYGVRGSLPVSGSQFDKFGGNTTCCLVEHNGTRIVIDAGTGIRILGLELMQSDLPKTGGNIHLLFTHSHWDHIQGFPFFIPAFLPNVKLDVYGETKTVPGLDGRDEVWDIERVLHMQQHFIYFPVGTKYMSSNKTFHAIDASSRFRIDGIEISCFALHHPNSTLAFRFDVDGKSFVFSTDVEHNDDMLRRLAEFSQGADVLAYDCQYTMAEYNAGKAGWGHSTYESAIEICKRGSVKNLHMIHHDPLHSDNTLLQMEADAQKLFPAAKMIPEGYEHKFT, translated from the coding sequence GTGTCATTGAAAATAAAATATTACGGCGTCAGGGGCTCTCTGCCTGTCAGCGGCTCACAATTCGACAAGTTCGGTGGCAACACTACCTGCTGCCTTGTAGAGCACAACGGCACGCGCATTGTTATCGATGCCGGCACCGGCATTCGTATACTCGGTCTTGAACTGATGCAGTCTGACCTGCCCAAAACGGGCGGCAACATACACCTGCTGTTTACGCACAGCCACTGGGACCATATTCAGGGTTTTCCCTTCTTTATACCTGCCTTCTTGCCCAACGTGAAACTCGACGTCTACGGCGAAACCAAGACTGTTCCCGGCCTCGATGGCCGCGATGAAGTGTGGGATATCGAACGCGTTCTGCATATGCAGCAGCATTTCATCTATTTTCCCGTCGGCACCAAATACATGTCGTCGAACAAGACATTCCACGCGATCGATGCCTCTTCGCGCTTTCGCATCGACGGCATCGAAATATCTTGTTTCGCCCTGCACCACCCCAATTCGACGCTGGCGTTTCGCTTTGATGTCGATGGTAAATCGTTTGTTTTTTCCACTGACGTCGAGCATAACGACGACATGCTGAGGCGCCTCGCCGAATTTTCTCAAGGGGCCGATGTGCTTGCGTATGACTGCCAGTATACAATGGCCGAATACAACGCCGGCAAAGCTGGTTGGGGTCATTCGACGTACGAAAGCGCGATCGAGATCTGCAAACGCGGCTCGGTGAAGAACCTGCACATGATTCACCACGACCCGTTACACAGCGACAATACACTGCTGCAAATGGAAGCTGATGCGCAGAAGCTTTTTCCCGCAGCGAAGATGATACCCGAAGGCTACGAGCACAAGTTCACATGA
- the argS gene encoding arginine--tRNA ligase: protein MTLRYFLKQIVAAAAERVAADGALSLPEGFAPRIDYTPDLKFGHYATPAAMELAKAFRQNPRAIAEKLIAAIDAAPFAKIELAGAGFINFTLNQSSIGKITPFANLADWLKANENETQSEKVIFEYVSANPTGPMNIVSARAASVGDSLTRIMKAAGHQVAREYYVNDYGNQVEKLGLSFAYRYLQKFKAVTLPEDCYQGEYIIEYLDAMLAAGQVQADLLLTADSVAALDEAKWLASAAKFFAPRGVTAILGEQQKDLQAFHTEFDRFFSEASLHESGAVLKAGAELEKRGKVALNDGAKVFLSKEYGDDKDRVIVRSDGRPTYLLADIAYHADKVARGFTTIIDIWGPDHHGYIARLSGALKALGFGEKAGETFKVIIAQQVNLLENGEPVVMSKRLGKFQTMRDLIQKIPVDVCRYFFVTRGLNTHLDFDLTLALDQSKKNPVYYVQYANARIHSIFRECVEPAGEINIEQLAVNAAGQAEREALLFWLLRFPELVQDIARNYEIQRMPEYLYQTATLFTTFYHAKNNRIKDLLATNAGEAAALLSLCNLTTQVLESGLGLLGITALREMHRDE, encoded by the coding sequence ATGACGCTGCGTTACTTTTTGAAGCAGATCGTCGCTGCTGCGGCTGAACGCGTGGCAGCCGATGGCGCGCTTTCATTACCCGAGGGTTTTGCTCCGCGTATCGATTACACGCCCGATCTCAAGTTTGGCCATTACGCAACACCCGCGGCAATGGAACTCGCGAAAGCATTTCGCCAGAACCCACGCGCGATCGCTGAAAAACTTATTGCGGCAATCGACGCTGCGCCATTTGCAAAGATTGAACTGGCCGGTGCGGGCTTCATCAACTTCACTCTGAATCAATCTTCGATCGGCAAGATCACACCCTTTGCAAATCTCGCAGACTGGCTCAAGGCCAACGAAAACGAGACGCAGTCTGAAAAAGTTATCTTTGAGTATGTTTCAGCCAACCCGACAGGGCCGATGAATATCGTTTCAGCGCGCGCAGCTTCGGTCGGTGACAGCCTCACGCGTATCATGAAAGCGGCGGGTCATCAGGTTGCGCGCGAATATTATGTGAACGATTATGGCAACCAGGTTGAAAAACTCGGGCTTTCATTTGCGTATCGCTATTTGCAGAAATTTAAGGCCGTGACTCTACCCGAAGATTGTTACCAGGGCGAATACATTATCGAGTACCTCGATGCGATGCTCGCAGCGGGGCAGGTTCAGGCTGATCTGCTTCTGACAGCTGACAGCGTAGCGGCGCTCGATGAAGCAAAATGGCTGGCCTCTGCGGCGAAATTTTTCGCGCCGCGCGGCGTGACCGCAATTCTGGGCGAGCAACAGAAAGATCTTCAGGCCTTTCACACCGAATTCGACCGCTTTTTTTCAGAGGCAAGCCTGCATGAGAGCGGGGCAGTGCTGAAAGCTGGCGCCGAACTGGAAAAACGCGGTAAGGTCGCCCTGAACGACGGTGCAAAAGTTTTTTTGAGCAAAGAATACGGAGACGACAAAGATCGCGTGATTGTGCGCTCCGACGGCCGGCCAACATACCTGCTCGCCGACATTGCTTACCATGCCGACAAAGTGGCGCGCGGCTTTACCACAATCATCGATATCTGGGGCCCCGACCACCACGGTTACATCGCCCGGCTTTCAGGCGCGCTCAAGGCGCTGGGCTTTGGCGAGAAAGCAGGCGAAACCTTTAAAGTTATTATTGCGCAGCAGGTGAACCTGCTCGAAAACGGCGAACCCGTTGTGATGTCAAAGCGGCTTGGCAAGTTTCAGACGATGCGCGATCTGATACAGAAGATACCGGTAGACGTGTGCCGCTATTTCTTTGTCACGCGGGGCCTCAACACGCATCTTGACTTCGACCTGACACTTGCGCTCGACCAGTCCAAAAAGAATCCCGTGTATTACGTGCAATACGCGAACGCGCGCATCCATTCGATCTTTCGCGAATGCGTTGAACCGGCGGGCGAGATCAATATTGAACAGTTGGCCGTGAATGCAGCCGGTCAGGCCGAGCGCGAGGCATTGCTCTTCTGGTTATTGCGTTTTCCCGAGTTGGTGCAAGATATTGCGCGTAATTATGAGATCCAACGAATGCCCGAATACCTCTACCAGACGGCGACGCTGTTCACGACGTTTTATCACGCCAAAAATAACCGCATTAAAGACTTGCTCGCAACAAATGCCGGTGAGGCCGCAGCTCTGCTGTCACTCTGTAACCTGACGACCCAGGTGCTCGAATCCGGGTTGGGACTTTTGGGAATCACGGCGCTCCGTGAAATGCACAGAGATGAATAG
- a CDS encoding cupin domain-containing protein: MALSAEVQKLVTELKLVEHPEGGWYRETYRSPVKLQTDKGERNLATLIYYLLPAGVESRIHKVSWDEIWLWQGGGVLDVRSYIGDKYQSHLLGHGTGAIPQQLMPAGTWFNAVVIEGDYVLAACMVAPGFDFADLTFR, encoded by the coding sequence ATGGCACTTTCGGCCGAAGTCCAGAAACTCGTCACCGAGCTCAAACTGGTTGAACATCCCGAAGGTGGTTGGTACCGCGAGACTTACCGGTCTCCGGTGAAATTGCAGACAGACAAAGGGGAGCGCAACCTCGCTACGCTGATCTATTACCTCTTGCCCGCGGGCGTCGAGTCGCGCATCCATAAAGTCTCCTGGGACGAAATCTGGCTCTGGCAGGGAGGGGGCGTGCTCGATGTGCGGAGTTATATCGGTGATAAATATCAATCCCACTTATTAGGCCATGGGACTGGCGCCATACCGCAGCAGTTGATGCCGGCAGGAACATGGTTCAACGCGGTTGTGATCGAAGGCGACTACGTGCTCGCGGCGTGCATGGTCGCGCCTGGTTTTGATTTTGCCGATTTGACTTTTCGATAA
- a CDS encoding addiction module protein produces the protein MPTKSSHTVPVGVQEALIAINSLSKDQQLELVGKVWENLAPESPSPDWHRALIEQRLADAENSASHADTWENVEKRIRARL, from the coding sequence ATGCCGACCAAATCATCGCACACTGTGCCCGTGGGCGTACAAGAAGCTCTGATCGCGATCAATAGCCTCAGCAAAGACCAACAGCTCGAGCTCGTCGGCAAGGTTTGGGAGAATTTGGCTCCGGAGTCTCCGAGCCCCGATTGGCATCGCGCGCTGATTGAGCAACGGCTTGCAGATGCAGAGAATTCTGCAAGCCATGCTGATACCTGGGAGAATGTAGAAAAACGCATTCGCGCAAGGCTTTGA